ACGGATCCTGAGCTCCGATCGCCGAGGCATTCATATCCTGGTAAACGCAGGGATCAAAGCCAGGGAACAACTTGCGTCGCAACATGCCGCGCGTCCACGAGCGTACGTATCGACGAATGGCTTCAGTAGCCCCTGAAAGCTGCACACTTGCCGGTGGGTAGTAGCCTAAATCAACAACCTCGGCCTGTTGTATCGTGGCTGCATCAACCTGCTCCTGACGGGACAGGGCTGCATTACCCTCTGTAAGGGCGAGTAATTGTTTGACGTAACGGGACATATTGAATTCGCGTGCGGCCAGAGATTGGACCTGCTCTCCGACCTTATCCCGAGCTTCTTGCGACGAAGCCAGTCGAATGATTTTGTCGGCCATCTTATGGGTGTCTAGATAGGGCGCGACGCACTCTTCCTGGAGGCCATTGCGTTTAAGAATGTCTGCAACACCCGTTGTCTTATCGAAACAGAGAACTGGCAGGCCCAGTACCATGGCGTCAATAGCAACATTGGGCAATGGGTCCAAACGGGCGGTCAACAGCATCATGTCGCTCAGAGCGTAGACATGCTCAATGGCGGCCGTTTCGGAAATGATCTTGAATCGCTCCGAGATTCCAGCGCGCTGAATCTGGTCCTCAAGGTAAATAGAGTAATTAGTGTCTTGCTCCGGATCGTAGTTATTACCGATCCATGCAAATCGGCACTTGTGACCTATAGGTGAATTGATTACCCGCGTCGCGCACTCGATAAACAGGTCCACACCCTTGCGGATGTGTACCCAGCCGGCCCCTAATATAACGATCGTGTCATCTTCAGGTCCATCTGGGCGCATAAGCTTTTGCAATATCGCCTTCTCTGCTTCGATATGAGCTGGATCATGTGCCTCGCTAGGGACAATGCTTTTTCCTTGCGCCCACACAGGAAGTTTACACGAAGTTACTTCTGGCAGTACCTGTATTGCGCTGTCGAGTGTAATGTCGGCAGAAAAAACGGTTTGACTTGCCCATAACAATGCATTTTGGATTTTTGTACGGGGTCGAATATATACAGCGAACTCGTGGATTAAACTGATTGTCGGGATATAGCGATCAGCCAAGGGCTTGAGTGCTATATGGGATTCCACACTGTTCACAATCGCAAATTGAAATGAGTAGGTATCGAGGAACTTGCCTAATACCCAATTGGCGAATGTCTCTTGGTGGTAAAGATCCACAGGGCCGGCAACTATCGCTCCAGCCTCGATAAAAGACTCTTCCAACGGGCCGCCACGAAGCAGCAGTGTCACTACATTGAACTGCGAGGTGAGTTGCTGGACGATATTCAGGCTAAGAATAGGGGCGCCGGTCCTCGACGCTTCATGACTGACTAGCAGAATGGTGGGCTTATCAATAGGCAGCGACTCGATGGGTCGACTCAAAGCGATAAGCGGAATACGGCCAAGCAGGCCTTCGGCCCGCCCGTGATCCAGGAAGTGTCGTTCCGGATCAGCGAGCGAGGCGAGAACTGGATACATGGCCCGGTAGAAATCGGCATTGAATGGCTCCGTCGGTTCATGGAGCAGTCCGCCAGCGAGAACCTGCTTTTCGCCTGTGAAGGCGCGAGGAACCTGTATCGACTTTGGAGCACCTAGGCGGCCTTCTTGGATGCCGTGGCACAGATAGTGTATAACTGCAGGGATGCCGGTGGCTTTCACATCGGGATAAGTTTCGAAGTAGTATTTTTCGTCAAACGCTTCTCCATTTGGAAGAATTATCGACGGAAGCCTTTTTTTTATGTCTGGTAAACTGATCAGGCGCCAGAATCGTGAGTTAAAGAAGCGCTCCCACGAGTTGGACAGTGTTTGAATAAGCTCTTGTTTTAGCCCGACTTCACGTTGTGTCTGCTCTTCAAGAAGACGATACTTTTTCAAGTCGGCTTCGGCCGCTACTTTGTACTCTGTTAAAGAGTCTACCAGCTTTCTGAGATGACTCACGAAACGGACTTCAGAGGCTTTCCATTCTTCCAGATTTATTTCCAGTTTTTTGCGCTGGGAGCTTAGATCCGCCAGTTCAGATTTGAGGCGGGCATTGTCATCGGAAAGTTTAACGATGACGGATTGTTCTTGATCTGCTTGTTCGTTATTTTTCATAGTCGTCTTCGACGGTAAGTTACTGTTGGATGTTGTGGCGTGGTGCGCCACTTCAGTCTCGGTCATTAACGCTTCGATCTGCGCTTTTAAAGAAATATTTTCCAGCTTGGCATCGGCAAGTATTTTTGGTTCAGTCTGGCCGTTGAACCATTCGCTTTCGAGGTGCTGAGCGTGACGCACCCCAGGGTTTAGAAACTCATTGATGTATTTCGATATCTCATCTTCGGTCGGCGCTGATAGATCAAGCGCCGAGGCAGAATCTAGCCGGCTTAACAGCTTGTTATTGACAGCAATGACGTCTCTGTCTTCCCAAAAACTGGCCGTATGGTCCATACCCATCGGATGGAGGGGGTCACCAAGCTCAACGCCCATGGTACTGAGTGCACGCGCAAGTGTGATGGTTCCGCTGCGGTGTATGCTCAGAATTATGATTGTTTTCTTGGCAGTCAAATGGTTATCGTCCTTGGAAAAAATTCAGCGCTGGTAAACAGGGCGAATGCAGGAACTGAGTGCAACACGGTCATTGAATGGATGTAGGCGGCATTATGCTGCATGGCATGACGCCTTGCATCACTCACCCATGACCTGAGCGGGCATTTGAAGCCGAAGCGTTTGAGTGGCGCCCTGGTTCATTGCTAGGCAATGTCGTTCGTGTCTCCCCGGTTGCGAACCGACAAGTGCGTGCCTTTGGGCCGGTACTGGTGGATGAGAGCGTTGATACCCCTAAGCATTCGGCGGCTGGAGCAAAGTCTACAAACAAACGGCTCAATGTGTTTCAAATGCTTGTGACTGATCCTGATATGGAGTGGGTTTAAATCGATGGCAGCTATGTCAAAGCCCACCAGCATAGTGCAGGGGCTGAAAGCGGTATGGATCAGCAATCGGGAAAAGTCGAGCAGGCAGCACCAGCAAGATTCACCCGGCTGTAGATGCCTGCGGGCTGCCCGTCGTGTTTGAGATCACGGGAGGCCAGATCAACGACTGCACGCAGGTGCCTGCCTTGATTGCCAAGGTTCACGCCGCTCAAATGATCATTGCGGGCAAGGGCTATGACAGTGAGGACATACGGGAACAGGTTGAAGGTGCCAATGCCGTGATACCCAGAAAACGCAACTCAGTGAAAGATAACGCGGATCCCTGGAGCGGTCTGAAGAGGTTGATACGAACCGTATTACCCGAAGGCTGGCGGTGGTCGCAAACGCTATCCGTTGGAGACCATGCTGCGTATTCATCTGTTGCAGAACGGGTTCTCGATCAGCGAGCTGCGCGGTATCGTGGGGCGTCAAGCGCAACTCTAACGCCCCATAGACCAATTCACGTTGAAATTGCCCGCTTATGCGCATGCATTGTTGAAGGTGCTGTGGGCGCCGCCCAAGGCGGCTAATTGACGGAGTCCGGGCCATGTGGTCCGGGCGCCTCTGCGCGCGATTTCAGCGAAATGACCAGCGCTTGTGGCCGAAGTAGCTGGTAAACACCGGCACAGCCACGCCGAATGCGTGCGCTATTTCATGCTTGAAGAACTCCATGCCCATTGCAGGCAGAATGTACGATGCCAGGCCAATACTGATGATCCATGTCTGTACGACCGCAACCAGGTTGACCAGTACAAAGAACATTGCCGAGTGATGGATGGGCTGTTGGCTTTCGGTAAAGACAAACATTCGTGCCAGTACAAAGGCGGTGATCATGCCGGTCAGGTAGGCGAGCCCGATTGAGACTGAAAAGCTCAGCCACTGGTTATAAAGGATCCTCGAGAAGAAGTTGACAGTAGCGGCGCTACCCCCCGTCACCAGAAAGGCAAGGAACTGTCGATTGAGCAGTTGTTTCACTTAACTGCATCCCTTGCCATGTTTCTGCCGAAATCGATGCTCTCGGAAATACCGCGATCCTCGGGATAGTAGTAGGAGGTATCGGCTACCCACAAGCCTTGCACGGGCAGCGAAACCGGCGGCAGCCGGTCCAGATAGCCCGGGTCGCAAATGGGCTGGGCATGCCGATAGCGGCTGGCGCGGATATCGATGAAGTCCTCATCGTTCAGCGTCGGGTTGATCTTCTTTAAGTAGCGACGCACCTTCTCGAGGAAAGCCTGGTCCGGTTCGGCGAACTTAGGATGTTCACCGGGCATGTAGAACGGCACATAGACAATGTGTTCGTTCATTGGCCGCAGGTTGGTGTATTCGACAAGTCCGGGGATATCCATCTCGGGGTCGTTGGTGTTGAGCCAGAAGTTCTCGGTCAGAGGCTTGCGCAGCTTGGCGATCACGCAGACTACCGCGACGTTCTTGAGGGCTGCGAAGCGCGCGAGAATATCCTGTGGCAGGTCCGGCATCAGGGAGGGCACGTAGGGCAGCGGCACGGTGCTGATGACCTTGTCGAAGCGCTGGATTTGTTCCCCGCAGACCACACCCTGAACCTTGCCGTGTTCGATGATCACGCGGTTTACCGGCGACTTCAGGCAAATGATGCCGCCGTGTTTTTCGATGTCGGCCTTCAGCGCTTGCAGCAGGGTGTCAGAACCGCCATCCAGGTAGCCGAGTTTTTCGCGGAACAGGCTATAGCGCGAGCGGCCGATGCGGCGAATGCGGCTCCAGATCCAGGCTGCCGACAGGTTATCGGTGTAATGGTAGAACTTGTAGTCGAACAGGCGCCTCCATAGCACTTCCCAGGCCTCGGCCCCGACCCAGCGCTTGATCCAGCCCGTGGCTTCGACGTTGTCCAGGGGCTTCCAGTCATTTCTCTTGGTGGACAGGAATGCGTGCAGGCCATAACGGAACTTGGCTGTCAGGCTCAGGCCCTTGAATTTGAGTAGAGCAATGGGGTTGCCCCAGGGTTGCAAGCGGTTCTGATACCAATAGCCCATCTTGGTTTCAACCCAGCGCATTTTCGACGCCAAGCCCAATTCGTCCAGTACCTTCAGGAAGGCATGGTCAGAAATGCAGTGGAAGTGGTAGTAGCGCTCGATGGTGGTGCCCGAGAAATCGAACGCAGCGGTCATTCCACCCACACGGTCATCCGCCTCGAATACCACGGGTTTATGCCCGTCCCTGGCCAACTGGTAGGCCACTGCCAGGCCCATGGGGCCGGCACCAAGCACGGCAACTCTTTGTCCCATCGTCAAAACTCCAGAACCACTTTGCCGTAAGTGGGGTCGTTGAAGGTTTCGTGTATCGCCTTGGCAAACGGCGTGTAGGTCACGCCGAAGGTGCCGGGCCAGTCATTGACCTCGAATTCGTCCTTGGCACTGAGTGCCGCCAGTTGCTGGGTGGTGAAGGGTGGGTTCTTGTCGAACAGGCTCCACGTCCAGATCAGGCTGTAGAACAGGCCGTAGGGGATGCGCGCGATCATGGCCTTGGCGCCGGTGGCACGCTTGATTTCGCGAATGATATCGATGTAGTCGACTTTTTCGTGCCCCGATACGTTATAGATACCGTCGCGCACACGGTTTTGTATGCAGCTGATGATGACATTGCAGAAATCGCCCACGTACAACGGCTGGCGCATGTAGCGGCCATGACCAGGAATCGGGAAGACCGGAACCTTCTTCATGAAGCGCGACAGCCAGCCCAGGTGTTTGCGGTCAAACCAGCCAAACATGAGAGTCGGGCGCAGCACCGGGCAGGGGATGCCGCTTTCCAGCACCATTTTTTCCTGGTCTATTTTGCTGTTGGTGTAGAAGTCGTCGGCCACCGATTCGACCACCGAAGAGCTGATGTGCACCAGATAGTCGATGCTGTGCAGCTTGATCTGTTCAAGAATCAGGCGGGTGGCATCAACGTTGTTCTTGACGAATTCCTGATAGTCAATACCACCGATCTGTGCCTGCAGCATTACGACCACATTGGCATCCGCGAAGGCCTGTTGCCATTCGCCGGGCATGGACAGGTCACCAAAAATGGTGGTCACTTCAGGCTGCACGCGCTTGAGGATCGCCAGGTTTTCGCGGTGCTTGTCGATGACCACAATATTGCTGTAGCCCTTGGCCTTGAGGCGCGCAACCAGATTCTGCCCGACCAACCCGGCACCGCCGGGCAGGATGATACGTTCATTAAGATTAATAGCGGTCATTGCGGGTCAACCTGGATGTCTTTGCGAAATTGGCACAACTGCAGTTCCTTGCCTACAACGCGGGCCACGCCAACGGCGTAGCTGCCCTTGAGGTCGCGGGTGTCGATAACGCGGCCGAAGCCGGCGTTGCCGAGGTCGGATTTTTTGAAGAAGTCGTTTACATCAGGGCGTGCGTACTGGACCGCATCATAGTAACGCACGTTCTGGTGGGCATCGGTGAGGATGATGTAGACCTGTGATGGCAGCTGGTTGTGGGCCACATCCACGACGGTCCAGCCCTTGACTTCAATGGCGCCTGCGAGCGTCTGCGTGGTCGGGTTCGCGAAGTCGAGGCTGCCAATGCATTGTGCTGAGGCCTTCGGTAGGTCCTGGCCTGCGTTTGTCTGTGGCAGGCTGATGTAGCAGCCTGATACTTCGGCGACCTTCCACTGACCGTCTTTGTGTTGCTGGTTAACCAATTGGCCAAGGCTGGGCTTCTCAACCGGCGGGCACGCGACTACCGCGCCCAGGGGCGCGCCACCCAGGAATGTCTCGGGGGATTCGATGGTCTTGTCCAGATCCTTGAAGCTGTTGGCAATGGTGAATGACTTGTGTTGTGCGTAGTAGACGATCGACGAACTCCAGTCGTTGCCGTACAGGGTAAATGCCTCGCCGTCCTTCATGTTGTGCTTCAGCGTGTCAGCCACCAGCAGATCTCTGGAGTTGCTCAGGTCAATCTTCTGTCGCAGGTTTTCGCCATACCCTTGTGCAAAGGTACTGTAGTTGTTGGCCAGCAAAGCAACGAACAGCCCCAATATCCACAGGCGAGACTGCGGATGAGCGAGGCCTTGGGACAGCGCCACGGCCAGTGCGAAAATGATGAAAATGACGCTGGCCGACTGGTAGTAGCTATGGACTAGATGAAGGTTGGTGAATATGAGCAGGGGCAGCAATGCCAGGACGCAGCTCGTCAGCACCACCAGGCGAGTTCTGGTGTCGCGAGCCATCAACAGGGCGCAAAGGATGATTGCGATACCGAAGACGCCCGACAGGTTGCCCTTGACGATGCGTGACCAGATGACTTCGCCATACAACAGCTTGGAAAAGCGTTGAGGCAAAGTACCCCAGTTCCATGTCGAGAGCGCGCTGGACGTCAGGGCGCTGCCGAATTCATTCTGGTTCTTGAGCATGTCAGTGTAGTGGGTCCAGGCAACCCCGAGCACGATGGGCAGCGCGAACAGCTGAATGCCCAAGGTGATGTTGCGTGCACTGATGGCCTTGAACAGACCCCCATTGCGCTGGATTTCGTGGACCAGGAATACCAGTGCCATCACCGCCAGCACCGGCAGGCCGGTGGTGGCTTTTTGCAGGATCGAAAGCGAAATCAGAGCGGTGAAATAAATCGCGTCCCGGTGGCGACCTGCGGCCAGGAAATCGAGGAAATACTTAATCGCGGCAACGGCGAAGAATACCGCCACCGTCTCGATCATGAAGGTGCGACCCCAGAACAGGTAAAGAGGGCTGGAGAACAGCAGACCGGCGAAAATGTAGAAGGTGCGCGGGGCTAGTTTCAACGACAGGCAAATGGAGCGAGCCGGCAGCAGGCACAGCACCAAGAACACGAAAGAAACGATCCTGCCGACCTTGTCCAGGTCGATGCCGGTGACCTTGGTGATCAGCGCCACCAGCGCCTGATAGAACGGGAATTCGAACGGGATTGACCAGGGGGCGCCAGAGACGGGTGTTTCGTAGGCGAACTTGAAGCCCTCCTTGATGAACCAGAAGGAGGTCAGCGCTGTTTGGGTCTGGCGAAAGCCGAACA
The window above is part of the Pseudomonas sp. B21-048 genome. Proteins encoded here:
- a CDS encoding glycosyltransferase, translated to MTAKKTIIILSIHRSGTITLARALSTMGVELGDPLHPMGMDHTASFWEDRDVIAVNNKLLSRLDSASALDLSAPTEDEISKYINEFLNPGVRHAQHLESEWFNGQTEPKILADAKLENISLKAQIEALMTETEVAHHATTSNSNLPSKTTMKNNEQADQEQSVIVKLSDDNARLKSELADLSSQRKKLEINLEEWKASEVRFVSHLRKLVDSLTEYKVAAEADLKKYRLLEEQTQREVGLKQELIQTLSNSWERFFNSRFWRLISLPDIKKRLPSIILPNGEAFDEKYYFETYPDVKATGIPAVIHYLCHGIQEGRLGAPKSIQVPRAFTGEKQVLAGGLLHEPTEPFNADFYRAMYPVLASLADPERHFLDHGRAEGLLGRIPLIALSRPIESLPIDKPTILLVSHEASRTGAPILSLNIVQQLTSQFNVVTLLLRGGPLEESFIEAGAIVAGPVDLYHQETFANWVLGKFLDTYSFQFAIVNSVESHIALKPLADRYIPTISLIHEFAVYIRPRTKIQNALLWASQTVFSADITLDSAIQVLPEVTSCKLPVWAQGKSIVPSEAHDPAHIEAEKAILQKLMRPDGPEDDTIVILGAGWVHIRKGVDLFIECATRVINSPIGHKCRFAWIGNNYDPEQDTNYSIYLEDQIQRAGISERFKIISETAAIEHVYALSDMMLLTARLDPLPNVAIDAMVLGLPVLCFDKTTGVADILKRNGLQEECVAPYLDTHKMADKIIRLASSQEARDKVGEQVQSLAAREFNMSRYVKQLLALTEGNAALSRQEQVDAATIQQAEVVDLGYYPPASVQLSGATEAIRRYVRSWTRGMLRRKLFPGFDPCVYQDMNASAIGAQDPLAHFLSAGRPEGPWNWQNLSWEGHSTLSADSKSLIFISLRSADFIGQIAKLLVKKPAQIDVVILVPDELAALTMKECLQKEQYSVLSILVSEDQPLLAILKYLASVPYLDYTAIAHINLSTDPIDIDFSDRETYQQYLIENMIGGKYDALEVITGRLSGDSSDMAPGLVFPEDPNIHDATADSVIISSLCQSLGFDAPASHHLQYPVNGSFWGAPTILSRLLADADCWMSTLKNLKLTPAEQERILARLLVQACRNDGKHIVTTVVPGITY
- a CDS encoding GtrA family protein yields the protein MKQLLNRQFLAFLVTGGSAATVNFFSRILYNQWLSFSVSIGLAYLTGMITAFVLARMFVFTESQQPIHHSAMFFVLVNLVAVVQTWIISIGLASYILPAMGMEFFKHEIAHAFGVAVPVFTSYFGHKRWSFR
- a CDS encoding NAD(P)/FAD-dependent oxidoreductase is translated as MGQRVAVLGAGPMGLAVAYQLARDGHKPVVFEADDRVGGMTAAFDFSGTTIERYYHFHCISDHAFLKVLDELGLASKMRWVETKMGYWYQNRLQPWGNPIALLKFKGLSLTAKFRYGLHAFLSTKRNDWKPLDNVEATGWIKRWVGAEAWEVLWRRLFDYKFYHYTDNLSAAWIWSRIRRIGRSRYSLFREKLGYLDGGSDTLLQALKADIEKHGGIICLKSPVNRVIIEHGKVQGVVCGEQIQRFDKVISTVPLPYVPSLMPDLPQDILARFAALKNVAVVCVIAKLRKPLTENFWLNTNDPEMDIPGLVEYTNLRPMNEHIVYVPFYMPGEHPKFAEPDQAFLEKVRRYLKKINPTLNDEDFIDIRASRYRHAQPICDPGYLDRLPPVSLPVQGLWVADTSYYYPEDRGISESIDFGRNMARDAVK
- a CDS encoding NAD(P)-dependent oxidoreductase, with product MTAINLNERIILPGGAGLVGQNLVARLKAKGYSNIVVIDKHRENLAILKRVQPEVTTIFGDLSMPGEWQQAFADANVVVMLQAQIGGIDYQEFVKNNVDATRLILEQIKLHSIDYLVHISSSVVESVADDFYTNSKIDQEKMVLESGIPCPVLRPTLMFGWFDRKHLGWLSRFMKKVPVFPIPGHGRYMRQPLYVGDFCNVIISCIQNRVRDGIYNVSGHEKVDYIDIIREIKRATGAKAMIARIPYGLFYSLIWTWSLFDKNPPFTTQQLAALSAKDEFEVNDWPGTFGVTYTPFAKAIHETFNDPTYGKVVLEF
- a CDS encoding glycosyltransferase family 39 protein — protein: MKLFKLVDNELLIERSIKCIAVLTVLYATYLAFRFSGQPLLELFGFRQTQTALTSFWFIKEGFKFAYETPVSGAPWSIPFEFPFYQALVALITKVTGIDLDKVGRIVSFVFLVLCLLPARSICLSLKLAPRTFYIFAGLLFSSPLYLFWGRTFMIETVAVFFAVAAIKYFLDFLAAGRHRDAIYFTALISLSILQKATTGLPVLAVMALVFLVHEIQRNGGLFKAISARNITLGIQLFALPIVLGVAWTHYTDMLKNQNEFGSALTSSALSTWNWGTLPQRFSKLLYGEVIWSRIVKGNLSGVFGIAIILCALLMARDTRTRLVVLTSCVLALLPLLIFTNLHLVHSYYQSASVIFIIFALAVALSQGLAHPQSRLWILGLFVALLANNYSTFAQGYGENLRQKIDLSNSRDLLVADTLKHNMKDGEAFTLYGNDWSSSIVYYAQHKSFTIANSFKDLDKTIESPETFLGGAPLGAVVACPPVEKPSLGQLVNQQHKDGQWKVAEVSGCYISLPQTNAGQDLPKASAQCIGSLDFANPTTQTLAGAIEVKGWTVVDVAHNQLPSQVYIILTDAHQNVRYYDAVQYARPDVNDFFKKSDLGNAGFGRVIDTRDLKGSYAVGVARVVGKELQLCQFRKDIQVDPQ